One region of Chlorogloeopsis sp. ULAP01 genomic DNA includes:
- a CDS encoding methyltransferase domain-containing protein, whose amino-acid sequence MVASGFSPENVSELSREDSLRSAREIIPLLLELIQPQSVVDVGCGVGTWLSVFKEFGIEDCLGIDGDYIDTKTLQISPTEFLPFDLQKPLQINRKFDLVVSLEFAQNLPIDCAKIFIDSLTNLGSVILFSAAIPSQRETSSLNEQWPNYWAQHFQKNGYLVIDYLRKKIWNNENVEPCYAQNLILFVDSNSIEKYPSFYREFQNTDTSQLAIIHPQIYLKSFSIIENKFRSINFDSLISLIPKKIVEQTPSVVPTIREIRQQLADFLLNIPPENIENTYSSSVGKVHKMILDSGIKGELLTNTEQHFVDLLAANIARGFDDPKAIQYLLVAMLYCQAYHLPLTYDFTCTPLWFLKEYLKFILYYPGYFQEVEEVDKYYRHIQKLVNYVNLNIFNNQNSELWHNIASFVIKSINITSLYFITENLRDIFTKSADIAELVLKRRDYKIDYTFPERPANRKKIRLGVLKNHFFPHPETYNTLPVFEYLDRDKFEIILYAIEVNNHPLEQYCQSRADRLIKLPNDTPNQVQTIRADDLDILFIATTFLISLVLHRLARIQTTYFVSPVTTGARNVDYYISGNLLEPLGSQAHYREQLVTIDGTGFCFNFTSEPDAPTIQLNRKILGVPDESVVFISGASFFKIIPELRVTWAKIMAAVPKAVLLLYPFSPIWDTQYAKQFLFGKLTAFFTKYGIEKNRLIILDIQGRSNVKECLKLGDIYLDSCPYSGATTTVEALEVGLPTVVMEGNALRSRTAASLLRELQMPDLIANSEEAYVQLAIALAQDANLRQQKSAQIKQKMQQPPRFMDSRSYSKQMESLFQELYRQKFNSGK is encoded by the coding sequence ATGGTAGCTAGTGGATTTTCTCCTGAAAACGTCTCTGAGTTAAGCCGAGAAGATTCGCTACGTTCAGCCAGAGAAATTATTCCTCTACTTTTAGAGTTAATCCAGCCGCAGAGCGTGGTTGATGTGGGTTGTGGTGTAGGAACTTGGCTGTCTGTTTTTAAAGAATTTGGAATTGAAGATTGCTTAGGAATAGATGGTGATTATATAGACACAAAAACTTTACAAATTTCTCCAACAGAATTTTTGCCGTTTGACCTCCAAAAACCGCTGCAAATAAATAGAAAATTCGATTTAGTTGTATCTCTGGAATTTGCTCAAAATCTCCCTATTGACTGTGCCAAGATATTTATCGATTCCCTCACAAATCTTGGATCTGTTATTCTTTTTTCGGCGGCTATACCCTCTCAAAGAGAAACAAGTAGTTTAAACGAGCAATGGCCAAATTATTGGGCGCAACACTTTCAAAAAAATGGATATTTAGTAATTGACTATCTAAGAAAAAAAATATGGAATAATGAAAATGTAGAGCCTTGCTATGCTCAAAATCTAATACTTTTTGTGGATTCTAATAGTATAGAAAAATATCCTTCCTTCTACCGAGAATTCCAAAATACAGACACCTCTCAATTGGCGATCATTCATCCGCAGATTTATTTAAAAAGCTTTTCTATAATAGAAAATAAGTTTAGAAGCATCAATTTTGACTCTTTAATTTCATTAATTCCTAAAAAGATTGTTGAACAAACTCCATCAGTAGTTCCTACTATTCGCGAAATCAGACAACAACTAGCCGATTTTTTACTTAATATACCACCAGAGAATATAGAAAATACCTACTCAAGTAGTGTGGGTAAGGTGCATAAAATGATTTTAGATAGTGGCATCAAAGGTGAACTACTAACAAATACAGAGCAGCATTTTGTAGATTTGCTGGCGGCAAACATTGCTAGAGGATTTGATGATCCAAAGGCGATCCAATATCTACTAGTGGCTATGCTCTATTGCCAGGCTTATCATTTACCATTGACGTATGATTTTACCTGTACTCCCCTTTGGTTTCTAAAAGAATATCTAAAATTTATCCTTTACTATCCGGGTTATTTTCAGGAGGTGGAAGAGGTCGATAAATACTACCGCCACATCCAAAAACTAGTAAATTATGTCAACCTTAACATTTTCAACAATCAGAACTCAGAATTATGGCATAATATTGCTTCGTTTGTGATCAAAAGTATTAATATTACATCTCTATATTTTATTACTGAAAATCTACGGGATATTTTTACAAAAAGTGCTGATATTGCAGAGTTAGTATTAAAACGTAGGGACTATAAGATTGATTATACTTTTCCTGAAAGACCTGCAAATCGAAAAAAAATTCGTCTAGGAGTGCTGAAAAATCACTTCTTCCCACATCCAGAAACTTACAATACACTTCCTGTTTTTGAGTATTTGGATAGAGATAAATTTGAAATTATTTTATATGCCATTGAAGTAAACAATCACCCTTTGGAGCAGTATTGTCAAAGCCGTGCAGATCGGTTAATTAAACTACCTAATGATACCCCTAACCAAGTGCAGACTATACGTGCTGATGATTTAGATATCTTATTTATTGCCACAACCTTCTTAATTTCATTAGTTTTGCATCGACTAGCACGTATACAGACTACCTATTTTGTTTCTCCTGTAACAACAGGAGCGCGAAATGTTGACTACTACATTTCTGGTAACTTATTAGAACCTTTGGGATCACAAGCCCACTATCGCGAGCAATTAGTAACTATTGATGGTACTGGGTTTTGTTTCAATTTCACTAGTGAACCAGATGCTCCTACAATTCAACTGAACAGAAAAATACTAGGGGTGCCAGACGAATCTGTTGTGTTCATTTCTGGTGCTAGCTTTTTTAAGATTATTCCGGAGTTAAGGGTAACTTGGGCAAAAATTATGGCAGCTGTGCCTAAAGCTGTCCTATTACTATATCCATTCAGCCCTATTTGGGATACACAGTACGCTAAACAATTCCTTTTTGGTAAACTAACTGCTTTTTTTACCAAATATGGCATCGAAAAAAACCGTCTGATTATTTTAGATATTCAAGGTCGCTCTAATGTGAAAGAATGTTTAAAACTAGGCGATATTTATCTGGATTCTTGCCCTTACTCCGGAGCAACTACAACTGTTGAGGCATTAGAGGTAGGGCTACCCACTGTTGTTATGGAAGGTAACGCTCTACGCTCTAGAACAGCAGCATCTCTGCTACGAGAACTCCAGATGCCCGATCTAATTGCTAACAGTGAAGAGGCTTACGTGCAGTTAGCGATCGCACTTGCTCAGGATGCAAATCTGCGCCAACAAAAGAGTGCCCAAATCAAGCAAAAAATGCAGCAACCCCCCAGATTTATGGATAGTCGTTCCTACTCCAAGCAAATGGAATCGCTATTTCAAGAACTTTACAGGCAGAAGTTTAACTCAGGGAAATGA
- the murF gene encoding UDP-N-acetylmuramoyl-tripeptide--D-alanyl-D-alanine ligase: protein MACSATLNQLIDILVAKPANLSGAALAQLSSGIQTDTRILKPGEVFLALRGEKFDGHDFVQTAIAKGALAAIVDFEYQSSQFAVLQVEDTLKAYQKIARWWRDRFEIPVIGVTGSVGKTTTKELIAAVLATQGSVHKTHANFNNEIGVPKTLLELGAEHNFAVIEMAMRGKGQIAELTYIARPTIGVITNVGTAHIELLGSEAAIASAKCELLAEMPKDGVAILNHDNPLLMEMAAKVWQGKVISFGFDGGDIQGELIDSETLEVAGIQLPLPMPGRHIGANYMAALAVAQVLGIDWSVLKSGIEVDMPKGRSQRLELPNDVVILDETYNAAPEAMLAALNLLAETPGKRRIAVLGAMRELGERSHQLHQRVGETVRKLNLDALLVLVDGQDAEVIVESAKGIPSECFTTHADLAARLKSFMREGDRILFKAAHSVGLDRVVSQLRAEFANS from the coding sequence ATGGCTTGTTCTGCCACCCTAAATCAACTGATTGACATTCTTGTTGCCAAACCTGCAAATTTATCAGGTGCAGCATTAGCACAATTAAGTAGCGGTATCCAAACTGACACGCGTATCCTCAAACCAGGTGAAGTATTTTTGGCTTTACGTGGCGAAAAGTTTGATGGACATGACTTTGTACAAACCGCGATCGCCAAAGGAGCCTTAGCAGCAATTGTGGATTTTGAATATCAGAGTTCTCAATTTGCCGTGTTGCAGGTAGAAGACACTCTCAAGGCGTATCAAAAAATCGCCAGATGGTGGCGCGATCGCTTTGAGATCCCAGTCATCGGAGTAACTGGTTCTGTGGGTAAAACCACTACCAAAGAATTAATCGCCGCCGTTTTGGCAACCCAGGGAAGCGTTCATAAAACTCATGCCAACTTTAATAACGAAATAGGCGTTCCGAAAACTCTCCTAGAACTAGGCGCAGAACATAACTTTGCTGTGATTGAAATGGCGATGCGGGGTAAGGGACAAATTGCCGAACTCACATACATTGCCCGTCCGACAATTGGCGTTATTACCAATGTGGGGACAGCACATATTGAGTTACTTGGTTCTGAAGCAGCGATCGCCTCTGCTAAATGTGAGTTATTAGCAGAGATGCCCAAGGATGGTGTGGCGATTCTCAATCACGACAATCCCTTATTAATGGAGATGGCAGCGAAGGTTTGGCAAGGCAAAGTAATATCTTTCGGCTTTGATGGTGGGGATATTCAGGGAGAGTTGATAGATAGCGAAACTTTAGAAGTAGCAGGTATACAATTACCCCTACCCATGCCAGGGCGTCACATTGGTGCTAATTACATGGCAGCTTTGGCAGTGGCGCAGGTTTTGGGCATTGATTGGTCAGTTTTGAAATCTGGAATCGAAGTGGATATGCCAAAAGGGCGATCGCAGCGATTGGAATTGCCCAATGATGTAGTAATCTTAGATGAGACATACAATGCTGCACCAGAAGCTATGCTGGCAGCGCTAAATTTGTTGGCAGAAACACCAGGTAAACGACGAATTGCCGTATTAGGCGCTATGAGAGAATTGGGAGAGCGATCGCACCAGTTACATCAGCGAGTTGGTGAAACAGTACGAAAATTGAATTTGGATGCTTTGTTGGTTTTGGTAGACGGACAAGACGCCGAAGTAATAGTAGAAAGCGCCAAAGGTATCCCCTCAGAGTGTTTTACGACTCATGCAGATTTAGCTGCGAGGTTGAAAAGTTTCATGAGAGAAGGCGATCGTATTCTTTTCAAAGCAGCCCATTCCGTGGGACTCGATCGGGTTGTCAGTCAGTTGCGTGCGGAATTTGCCAATTCTTAG
- a CDS encoding HMA2 domain-containing protein: MNSKKRSDVNKSNTLKQHQRSTQTTPTPANNASPREKISYSIVHATPGRIRFRIPRLTRDSEYADKLKLMLESTPNITNVRVNPRSASIVINYQADTVSDEQMRSHLIQLIQTAPCMPLS; this comes from the coding sequence ATGAATAGTAAAAAACGGTCTGATGTTAACAAAAGTAATACTTTGAAACAGCATCAGCGCTCCACACAAACAACTCCAACTCCAGCAAATAACGCATCCCCACGCGAAAAGATATCCTATAGCATTGTCCATGCAACTCCTGGGCGCATCCGCTTTCGTATTCCTCGACTGACTAGAGATTCTGAGTATGCCGATAAACTCAAATTGATGCTTGAATCCACTCCTAACATCACAAATGTCCGCGTTAACCCCAGATCTGCATCTATTGTCATCAATTACCAAGCAGACACCGTTTCAGATGAGCAAATGCGATCGCATCTGATTCAGCTGATTCAGACTGCCCCATGTATGCCCTTGTCATAG
- a CDS encoding GNAT family protein — MSSICPPLETERLILREFAESDWQAVHTYASDPAVVRYLPFGPNTEEDTKNFLQAEVKMRRKKLRQHFAFAVTLKANKQVIGSCRISITNPDKREASIGFCLAKEFWGKGYATELGSKLLEFGFKQLNLHRIFAICDPQNKASMRVLIKICMRQEGYLREYELIKGQWRDALLFALLEREMMQIQFLSIA; from the coding sequence ATGAGCAGTATTTGTCCACCCTTAGAAACCGAACGTCTCATTCTCCGAGAGTTTGCAGAGTCAGATTGGCAGGCAGTGCATACCTACGCCTCCGATCCAGCTGTTGTGCGTTATCTACCATTTGGCCCCAATACTGAAGAAGATACCAAAAATTTTTTGCAAGCAGAGGTGAAAATGCGGCGAAAAAAATTGCGTCAGCATTTTGCTTTTGCAGTTACTTTAAAAGCAAATAAACAAGTCATTGGCTCTTGTCGCATTTCCATCACCAACCCAGACAAGCGAGAAGCCTCGATCGGATTCTGCTTGGCTAAGGAATTCTGGGGAAAAGGATATGCAACCGAATTGGGAAGCAAACTCCTAGAATTTGGTTTTAAGCAATTAAATTTACATCGAATTTTTGCAATCTGCGATCCGCAAAACAAAGCCTCGATGCGAGTTTTGATAAAAATTTGTATGCGTCAAGAAGGATATCTGCGAGAGTATGAATTAATTAAAGGTCAATGGCGAGATGCTTTATTATTTGCCCTTTTGGAGCGGGAAATGATGCAGATACAATTTCTTAGTATTGCGTAG
- a CDS encoding type I restriction endonuclease translates to MTQAAAITEAIASLTDAETRFGLFRIEDEQFFTEWFGELPEITEAEKASLDVLRRRYLYHRGEGDLLEGTVMLLVVSPLLALAGFYDPPFRIKAESSVELVLNDGEEVLRGRIDVLVLQNQFWVMVLESKKTTLSVWTALPQALAYLMANPNPNKPVFGMVTNGDDVLFIKLTQAETPQYDLSRVFALFTSKRELYEILQILKRIGQVIAPTN, encoded by the coding sequence ATGACACAGGCAGCAGCAATTACAGAAGCGATCGCCAGTTTAACGGATGCCGAAACCCGATTTGGTTTATTTCGGATTGAAGACGAGCAATTTTTTACAGAATGGTTTGGAGAATTACCGGAAATTACGGAAGCTGAAAAAGCTTCTTTAGATGTTCTGCGGCGCAGGTATCTCTATCACCGTGGCGAAGGTGATTTATTAGAAGGGACAGTGATGTTGTTAGTAGTCTCTCCCTTACTGGCGCTGGCAGGATTTTACGATCCTCCTTTTAGAATCAAGGCGGAATCATCCGTAGAACTGGTGCTGAATGATGGAGAGGAGGTACTGCGCGGACGGATTGACGTATTGGTGCTGCAAAATCAGTTTTGGGTTATGGTGTTAGAATCCAAAAAAACTACGCTTTCAGTTTGGACGGCTTTACCACAAGCACTGGCTTATTTAATGGCTAATCCTAACCCCAATAAACCTGTGTTTGGCATGGTGACTAATGGCGATGATGTTTTATTTATTAAATTGACACAAGCAGAAACTCCTCAATACGACTTGTCAAGGGTGTTTGCATTGTTTACATCAAAAAGAGAACTATACGAAATTTTACAAATTCTGAAGCGTATTGGTCAGGTGATCGCACCTACTAATTAA
- a CDS encoding acyl-CoA dehydrogenase gives MWSLYFAVVLAVWQAPVWVWVLFGIVAVVLNVPNLRRSLLTSPLIKGIKAFNILPKISDTERAAIEAGNVWVDGEFFSGKPNFQRMRSEPYPQVTPELQAFLDGPVEQVCRMVSDWEIYRRKDLPPEVWDYLKQERFLGMMIPKEYGGLGFSNFAYSNVMTKLASRSFTHIATVGVTNSLGPAKLLLRYGTPEQKNHYLPRLARGEEIPCFALTEPNAGSDAASIKSEGVVFKGEDGKLYLRLNWKKRYITLGAIATLLGLAFRLRDPENLLGKGEDVGITCALIHTDTPGVMLGKRHDPMGVPFYNSPTEGHDVVIPIGQIIGGAEQAGQGWKMLMQSLAAGRGISFPASCAGVAKLVARVTGAHSIVRQQFGLPIGRFEGVEEPLARIGGLTYLMEAARTYTCGAVDKGEQPAVISAIAKYNLTELSRKIINDGMDIQGGAGICRGPRNLLANIYTATPISITVEGANILTRTMMIFGQGAIRCHPYVYSEIAALNQSDVNAFDQVFWNHIGLTIRNAFRATLLSISRGYLASSPVKGATAKYYRKLEWASATFAFLTDVALFCFGGTLKRREKLTGRFADILSWMYLGTATLRRFEAEGSLSEDLPFVDWAMQYTFAQIQQGFEGIFNNMPIPVLGSLFQGPISWWWRLNPIGTMPSDQLGSEVARSLQIPGQRRDRLTAGIYVPTTVDEALGRLEHAFMLSSQAESILKTIKAASHAGKLPQQKPERLIAAALEAGVISSQEAELLREAEIARNDAIQVDAFTLEEYQQGKSGISTQEMLKPVLV, from the coding sequence ATGTGGTCGCTCTATTTTGCGGTAGTGTTGGCAGTATGGCAAGCACCTGTTTGGGTTTGGGTATTGTTTGGCATAGTGGCTGTAGTTTTAAATGTGCCAAATTTGCGGCGATCGCTCCTCACATCTCCTTTAATTAAAGGTATAAAAGCATTCAATATATTACCGAAAATTTCTGATACTGAGCGGGCAGCAATTGAAGCGGGAAATGTTTGGGTAGATGGCGAGTTCTTTTCGGGTAAACCTAATTTCCAAAGGATGAGAAGCGAACCCTATCCTCAAGTTACACCAGAATTACAGGCATTTCTGGATGGGCCGGTTGAACAAGTTTGCCGGATGGTAAGCGATTGGGAAATTTATCGCCGCAAGGACTTACCACCTGAAGTTTGGGACTATCTCAAACAAGAGCGCTTCTTGGGAATGATGATTCCCAAAGAGTACGGTGGTTTGGGCTTTTCCAACTTCGCCTACAGTAATGTGATGACAAAGTTGGCATCCCGTTCTTTTACTCATATCGCTACTGTTGGTGTAACAAACTCTTTGGGGCCTGCTAAATTATTACTGCGTTACGGTACACCCGAACAGAAAAATCATTATTTACCACGCCTAGCTAGGGGAGAAGAAATTCCCTGTTTTGCCTTGACAGAACCGAATGCTGGTTCTGATGCGGCAAGTATCAAGTCTGAAGGGGTGGTGTTCAAAGGTGAAGATGGCAAGCTTTATCTGCGATTGAACTGGAAAAAAAGATACATTACCTTGGGTGCGATCGCTACTCTGTTGGGACTGGCTTTTAGACTGCGAGATCCAGAAAATCTTTTAGGCAAGGGGGAAGATGTAGGTATTACCTGTGCCTTAATTCATACCGATACACCTGGCGTTATGCTCGGAAAGCGTCACGATCCGATGGGTGTGCCTTTTTACAATTCTCCTACAGAAGGACATGATGTAGTCATCCCCATAGGCCAGATTATTGGCGGTGCGGAACAAGCAGGACAGGGCTGGAAGATGCTCATGCAATCTTTGGCAGCAGGTCGAGGCATCAGCTTCCCGGCTAGCTGTGCAGGAGTTGCCAAACTAGTAGCAAGGGTGACAGGTGCTCATTCGATAGTGCGGCAGCAGTTTGGTTTACCGATTGGTCGTTTTGAAGGTGTTGAAGAACCTTTGGCGCGGATTGGCGGGCTGACATATCTGATGGAAGCGGCTCGCACATACACCTGTGGTGCGGTAGACAAAGGCGAACAACCAGCAGTAATTTCGGCGATCGCCAAGTACAACCTGACAGAACTGTCTCGCAAAATTATCAATGACGGCATGGACATTCAAGGAGGGGCAGGAATTTGTCGCGGGCCGAGAAATCTCTTGGCAAATATTTATACAGCTACACCCATTTCTATTACCGTCGAAGGAGCAAATATTCTTACCCGAACGATGATGATTTTCGGTCAGGGAGCGATTCGCTGTCATCCCTATGTCTATTCAGAAATTGCCGCTCTCAATCAATCGGATGTAAATGCTTTTGACCAAGTATTCTGGAATCACATCGGGCTGACAATACGTAATGCTTTTCGAGCTACACTTCTCAGTATTTCCCGTGGGTATTTGGCTAGTTCTCCCGTCAAAGGAGCGACAGCTAAATATTACCGCAAACTAGAGTGGGCATCTGCTACCTTTGCTTTCCTCACTGATGTTGCCTTGTTCTGTTTTGGTGGCACACTGAAGCGACGAGAAAAGCTGACGGGAAGGTTTGCTGATATTCTGTCTTGGATGTATCTAGGAACTGCAACCCTGCGTCGGTTCGAGGCGGAAGGTTCGTTATCAGAAGACTTGCCTTTTGTTGACTGGGCAATGCAATATACTTTTGCTCAAATTCAGCAGGGATTCGAGGGTATTTTCAATAATATGCCGATTCCTGTACTCGGTAGCCTGTTCCAAGGGCCGATTAGTTGGTGGTGGCGACTCAATCCCATTGGTACCATGCCCTCCGATCAACTTGGCAGTGAAGTAGCCCGCAGCCTTCAAATCCCAGGGCAGCGCCGCGACAGGCTCACCGCAGGTATATATGTTCCTACTACTGTAGATGAAGCATTGGGACGCTTGGAACACGCTTTTATGTTGTCATCCCAAGCCGAATCAATTCTCAAAACCATTAAAGCAGCCAGCCATGCTGGTAAGCTACCGCAGCAAAAACCCGAACGCCTAATTGCAGCAGCACTAGAGGCGGGAGTAATTAGCTCCCAAGAGGCTGAACTTTTGCGTGAGGCAGAGATTGCTCGTAATGATGCTATTCAGGTAGATGCGTTTACGCTGGAGGAATATCAGCAAGGAAAATCGGGTATTTCTACACAAGAGATGCTCAAACCTGTGTTGGTTTAG
- a CDS encoding acetyl-CoA C-acyltransferase yields the protein MKEAYIVSSVRTAVGKAPRGTLRNMRSDDMGAVATKAAIEQVKGLDPDRIDDVIFGCAFPEAEQGFNLGRVIAQRAGLPDSVPGSTVNRFCASGLQTIAMANQAIMTGQADVMVAGGAESMSLIPMGGHYLAPNPEMMAENPQAYSTMGITAENVAQQYHISREDQDAFALRSHQKALAAIGQNRFAEEIVPLQVRETLYIDGKPQLVEKVFQIDEGPRPDTSLAALAKLQPAFRIGGTVTAGTSSQMSDGAAATVLMSDRMVKELGIEPLGRMLGYAVAGVAPEIMGIGPVEAVPKVLKQVGLTLDDIGLIELNEAFAAQSLAVIHKLGLNQEIVNVNGGAIALGHPLGCTGAKLTATILHEMKRRGVHYGLVTMCVGGGMGAAAVFENLSSH from the coding sequence ATGAAAGAAGCCTATATTGTAAGTAGTGTCCGGACTGCTGTTGGCAAAGCTCCACGCGGCACGCTACGTAATATGCGCTCTGATGATATGGGAGCAGTTGCAACTAAAGCCGCTATTGAACAAGTCAAAGGTCTCGATCCAGATCGCATTGATGATGTCATCTTTGGCTGTGCTTTTCCGGAAGCTGAACAAGGATTTAATTTGGGGCGAGTTATAGCCCAGCGAGCAGGCTTACCGGATTCTGTACCAGGTAGCACGGTTAACCGCTTCTGCGCCTCCGGACTCCAAACCATTGCGATGGCAAACCAGGCGATTATGACAGGGCAAGCAGACGTGATGGTTGCGGGTGGAGCCGAATCCATGAGCTTGATTCCGATGGGAGGCCATTATTTAGCTCCTAACCCAGAGATGATGGCAGAAAATCCCCAAGCCTACTCGACGATGGGCATTACGGCGGAGAACGTGGCACAGCAGTACCACATTTCCCGTGAGGATCAAGATGCCTTTGCCTTGCGATCGCATCAAAAAGCCTTAGCTGCAATTGGGCAAAATCGGTTTGCTGAAGAAATTGTGCCTCTACAAGTACGAGAAACTTTATACATAGATGGCAAACCCCAGTTGGTAGAGAAGGTTTTCCAGATCGATGAAGGCCCGCGTCCCGATACCAGCTTGGCAGCTCTAGCTAAGTTGCAACCTGCGTTTCGTATTGGTGGCACAGTCACGGCTGGTACTTCTTCGCAAATGTCAGATGGTGCAGCGGCAACGGTGCTGATGAGCGATCGCATGGTCAAGGAACTCGGCATCGAGCCTCTGGGAAGAATGCTAGGGTATGCGGTGGCTGGTGTCGCTCCAGAAATCATGGGTATCGGCCCTGTAGAGGCAGTGCCAAAGGTGCTGAAGCAGGTGGGTTTAACTTTAGATGATATCGGATTGATTGAACTCAATGAAGCCTTTGCCGCCCAAAGTTTAGCCGTAATTCACAAACTTGGTTTGAATCAGGAAATTGTCAATGTAAATGGTGGCGCGATCGCTCTCGGTCATCCCTTGGGTTGCACGGGTGCGAAGCTGACAGCTACTATTCTCCACGAAATGAAACGGCGCGGTGTTCATTACGGACTCGTGACGATGTGCGTTGGTGGCGGAATGGGAGCAGCAGCAGTGTTTGAGAATTTGTCATCTCACTGA
- a CDS encoding four helix bundle protein: MTIFELTKSFPVEECYSLTDQIRRSSRSVAANLSEAWRKRRYPAAFISKLNDAESEAAETQTWIEIALRCGYLKKDTALELDYRCEEVLSQLVAMASHPEKWTINSNSSASRS; encoded by the coding sequence ATGACCATTTTTGAGCTAACTAAATCTTTCCCAGTAGAAGAATGCTATTCCTTAACTGATCAGATACGCCGCTCTTCCCGTTCTGTAGCTGCTAATCTTTCAGAAGCTTGGAGAAAAAGAAGATATCCGGCGGCATTTATCAGTAAACTGAATGATGCTGAAAGCGAAGCAGCTGAAACTCAAACCTGGATAGAGATTGCCTTAAGATGCGGTTATTTGAAGAAAGATACAGCCTTAGAATTGGACTACCGATGTGAAGAAGTACTTAGTCAATTAGTGGCTATGGCATCACACCCAGAAAAATGGACTATTAATTCCAACTCTTCTGCTTCTCGCTCTTGA